From a single Calothrix sp. NIES-2098 genomic region:
- a CDS encoding diguanylate cyclase/phosphodiesterase with Chase sensor, translating into MISKLFKKFFPLTSAKTAFKRPLPTLSLKQYAIAASIITTGFILGVRQLGGLQFLELVAFDQMVRLQPDAEPDPRMLIVKITEADIKKQKQWPLSDAILSQALQKLQQAKPKVIGLDLYRDMPQPPGYQALLQELQKPNVITIKNLGDRDAEEVSTLPGISTEQVGFNDLLTDPDGKVRRNLIYAYQGQEKFYSFSLRVSQKYLADRGISLKITPDVLLLGKTVFKPISSDAGGYQNIDSLGYQVLISYRSAKQVAQEVTFTDVLQGNFDPIWVKDKVVLIGTSAPSLKDVFFTPYSAGNSADYVMSGVTLHAQLVSQLLSTTLDQKPLFWFWPEWVEAAWVWIWSLIGGFVAWRFRHPLTLLVLAGLSLVALFSICLSVFSQAGWIPILPPALASIATGVSIIAYKQFYNTYYDALTGLPNQAQFLKYLKTAIAVTKYHQNARFAVFFLDIDRFKTINESFSHHTGDQLLVKFTQRLKTYTRNKGILARVGGDEFAILLANITDTNEATSLADQLQQEMAFVFEENEQEIFMTISIGIAFNQTELSHKPEDLLRDAHTAMYRAKDLGKARHEVFATGMHIQAVKRFQLEIDLRHALEMQEFYLQYQPIVSIADGLIVGFEALVRWQHPQHGFISPVEFITIAEDTGLIIPLGKWILQEACRQLSVWQALYPTDPPLTMSINLSGQQLTQPDLVEFVEQTLQATGLDGRNVKLEITESVAMKDVEAAISILLKLRTLNIRLSIDDFGTGYSSLSYLHRFPVNTLKVDRSFVNRMGETEEDMAIVQTIIMLSHILGMDVIAEGVETEAQQKKLQMLGCEYGQGYFFSKPLDSKSVIVLLDNQFNKKQSKTESDI; encoded by the coding sequence ATGATTAGTAAGTTATTTAAAAAGTTTTTTCCTCTAACATCTGCAAAAACTGCTTTTAAACGTCCATTGCCAACCTTGAGTTTAAAGCAATATGCGATCGCTGCCAGTATTATTACAACCGGATTCATCCTCGGCGTCAGACAGCTTGGTGGGCTTCAATTCTTGGAATTAGTTGCCTTCGATCAAATGGTGCGTCTCCAACCAGATGCTGAACCAGATCCAAGAATGTTAATTGTCAAAATTACAGAAGCTGATATTAAAAAGCAGAAACAATGGCCTTTGTCGGATGCTATTCTTTCCCAAGCATTACAAAAGCTACAACAAGCTAAACCCAAAGTAATTGGCTTAGATTTGTATCGCGATATGCCTCAACCACCAGGTTATCAAGCTCTGCTTCAAGAACTTCAAAAACCGAATGTAATTACTATTAAAAATCTTGGCGATCGAGACGCAGAAGAGGTTTCTACTCTCCCTGGTATATCTACAGAACAAGTTGGCTTTAACGACTTGCTAACTGACCCAGATGGGAAAGTACGTCGTAATTTAATTTATGCTTATCAAGGTCAGGAAAAATTTTACTCTTTCTCTTTGCGCGTCAGCCAGAAATATTTAGCAGATCGAGGTATTTCGCTCAAAATTACACCGGATGTCCTGCTCTTAGGAAAAACTGTATTTAAACCTATATCTTCTGATGCAGGTGGATACCAAAATATTGATAGCTTAGGTTATCAAGTGCTAATTTCCTACCGTTCTGCTAAACAAGTAGCTCAGGAGGTGACATTTACTGATGTGTTGCAGGGTAATTTTGACCCTATCTGGGTTAAGGACAAAGTAGTACTCATTGGTACAAGTGCTCCTAGTTTAAAAGATGTATTTTTTACTCCTTATAGTGCAGGTAACTCAGCAGACTATGTTATGTCAGGAGTAACACTGCACGCTCAACTTGTGAGCCAACTTCTCAGCACCACCCTAGATCAAAAGCCACTATTTTGGTTTTGGCCGGAATGGGTAGAAGCTGCGTGGGTGTGGATATGGAGTTTAATAGGTGGGTTTGTAGCATGGAGATTTCGACATCCGCTAACTTTATTAGTATTAGCAGGACTGTCTTTAGTAGCCCTATTTAGCATTTGCTTGAGCGTGTTTTCTCAAGCAGGTTGGATACCTATATTACCGCCAGCATTGGCATCGATCGCAACAGGTGTAAGTATTATTGCTTACAAACAATTTTATAATACATATTATGATGCGCTCACAGGTTTACCTAATCAGGCTCAGTTTTTAAAATATTTGAAAACAGCGATCGCAGTTACAAAATATCACCAAAATGCTCGCTTTGCTGTGTTTTTTTTAGATATCGATCGCTTCAAAACGATCAATGAGAGTTTTAGCCACCATACTGGGGATCAATTATTAGTCAAATTCACTCAAAGATTAAAAACCTATACAAGAAATAAAGGAATTCTCGCCAGAGTTGGCGGCGATGAGTTTGCTATTTTACTAGCAAATATTACCGATACAAACGAAGCTACTAGTTTGGCTGACCAGTTACAACAAGAAATGGCCTTTGTCTTTGAGGAAAATGAACAAGAGATTTTTATGACCATTAGTATCGGTATAGCCTTCAATCAGACAGAACTTAGTCATAAACCAGAAGATTTGCTGCGAGATGCACACACAGCAATGTATCGAGCTAAGGACTTAGGTAAAGCCCGTCATGAGGTCTTTGCCACAGGTATGCATATCCAAGCTGTAAAGCGTTTTCAGCTAGAAATAGACCTCCGTCATGCCTTAGAAATGCAGGAGTTTTATCTTCAATATCAGCCAATTGTATCGATAGCAGATGGTTTGATTGTTGGTTTTGAAGCGCTTGTACGGTGGCAACATCCTCAGCATGGATTCATTTCGCCAGTAGAGTTCATTACCATTGCAGAAGACACGGGGCTAATTATTCCCTTGGGTAAGTGGATTTTACAAGAAGCCTGTCGTCAATTGTCTGTTTGGCAGGCTTTATACCCTACAGATCCACCATTAACTATGAGTATTAATCTCTCTGGACAACAGTTGACACAACCGGATTTGGTTGAATTTGTCGAGCAGACTCTTCAAGCAACAGGATTAGATGGGCGAAATGTAAAATTAGAAATTACCGAAAGTGTAGCAATGAAAGATGTTGAAGCAGCAATCAGCATCTTACTGAAACTGAGAACTTTGAATATACGTTTAAGTATTGATGATTTTGGTACAGGATATTCCTCTTTAAGTTATTTACATCGCTTTCCTGTGAATACATTAAAAGTAGATCGCTCCTTTGTAAATCGCATGGGAGAAACAGAGGAAGATATGGCGATTGTGCAAACAATTATTATGCTTAGTCATATCTTGGGTATGGATGTGATTGCTGAAGGTGTAGAAACAGAAGCCCAACAAAAAAAATTGCAGATGTTGGGTTGTGAATATGGTCAGGGCTATTTCTTCTCCAAGCCCCTAGACAGTAAATCTGTAATAGTATTACTGGACAATCAATTTAACAAAAAACAATCTAAGACTGAAAGTGATATTTGA
- a CDS encoding late competence development protein ComFB, producing MVYQGDASGQQSKQQRAFNKNSRNVMEMLVVEEVEQQFQALPAKTAKYTNPSEVIAYALNRLPALYATSKRGWQRQWHRGKTDLHQQIVTAVRQGIMAVQRDPLRSEGPLSFEEENAALAALQNLKVLLQREDLSWDNLNDVVEQTLLDTLRGRITWRQPGHLDEEIFDWEKHPHYQHG from the coding sequence ATGGTTTATCAGGGTGATGCGTCAGGTCAGCAGTCTAAACAACAGCGTGCATTTAACAAAAACTCACGCAATGTGATGGAAATGCTAGTTGTAGAGGAAGTAGAGCAACAATTCCAAGCTTTACCCGCTAAAACTGCCAAATACACTAATCCATCTGAGGTAATTGCTTATGCCTTAAATCGTCTGCCTGCTCTGTATGCTACTAGCAAGCGAGGATGGCAGCGGCAATGGCATCGAGGAAAAACCGATTTGCACCAGCAAATTGTTACAGCTGTCAGGCAAGGAATTATGGCTGTGCAACGCGATCCTCTACGCAGCGAAGGCCCCCTAAGTTTTGAGGAAGAGAATGCCGCACTGGCTGCTTTGCAAAATCTCAAAGTCTTGCTTCAACGTGAGGACTTATCCTGGGATAACTTAAATGATGTAGTTGAGCAAACTTTATTAGATACATTGCGAGGGAGGATCACCTGGCGTCAACCTGGGCATTTAGACGAAGAAATCTTCGACTGGGAGAAGCATCCACACTATCAACATGGATAA
- a CDS encoding alkaline phosphatase has protein sequence MQSQPPIKFNRRQFLISSALTGGSIIANNVLSKSRVFAQAPAIITSEKVRPGIPYGIACGDISDDSAIIWSRSDRPARMIVEYSTNEAFRRVQRVFGPNALEDSDFTARLNLENLPPGQQIFYRVIFQNLSDPNIYSAPVAGTFRTPAKQRRDIFFGWGGDTAGQGWGINPDFGGMKIYETIRKLNPDFFIHSGDNIYADGPIQSQVTLDDGSIWKNITTPEKSKVAETLTEFRGNYIYNLLDENIRRFNAEVPILVQWDDHEVRNNWYPGQVIVNDDRYKVKDVSLLAERARQAFLEYMPISYKNDRTDKAKIYRSFSYGPLLDIFMLDERTYRGPNTENRQTVQTKDTDFLGSKQIRWLKQQLLKSKATWKVIASDMPLGLIVRDGSTNFEAWANGDGPALGRELELADLLRFIKRNYIKNVVWLTADVHYAAAHYYDPGKAQFTDFKPFWEFVAGPLNSGTFGPNQLENTFGPQLKFVSIPSGTKANRPPSEGLQFFGTVKINSYTNVMTVALLNLKGETLYSVDLPPEK, from the coding sequence ATGCAATCTCAACCTCCAATTAAATTTAACCGTCGGCAGTTTTTAATAAGTTCAGCCCTCACAGGTGGTAGCATCATCGCTAACAATGTGTTATCAAAATCAAGAGTTTTTGCGCAAGCGCCTGCCATTATTACATCGGAAAAAGTGCGTCCTGGCATACCTTATGGCATAGCCTGCGGTGACATTAGCGATGATAGCGCTATTATTTGGAGTCGAAGCGATCGCCCCGCACGCATGATTGTAGAATACTCTACTAACGAAGCGTTCCGGCGCGTGCAGCGTGTTTTCGGGCCGAATGCTTTGGAAGATAGCGACTTTACCGCCAGGCTAAATCTCGAAAACTTACCCCCAGGTCAGCAGATATTTTATCGCGTAATTTTCCAAAATTTATCAGATCCAAATATATACAGCGCTCCGGTTGCAGGTACTTTCCGAACTCCCGCCAAACAACGGCGAGATATATTCTTTGGTTGGGGAGGAGATACCGCAGGTCAGGGATGGGGTATTAATCCCGATTTTGGTGGGATGAAAATTTACGAAACCATCCGCAAACTCAATCCCGACTTTTTCATTCATTCTGGCGACAATATTTACGCAGATGGCCCAATTCAATCACAAGTAACGCTTGATGATGGCAGCATCTGGAAAAATATTACCACCCCAGAAAAATCAAAAGTAGCAGAAACTCTCACAGAATTTCGTGGTAACTATATATACAATTTGCTAGATGAAAATATTCGACGCTTTAATGCTGAAGTTCCCATACTCGTGCAGTGGGACGACCACGAAGTGAGGAACAATTGGTATCCTGGGCAGGTTATCGTAAATGACGATCGCTATAAGGTAAAGGATGTTTCTTTGCTAGCTGAAAGAGCAAGGCAAGCATTTTTAGAATATATGCCCATAAGCTATAAAAACGATCGAACAGACAAAGCTAAAATTTATCGCTCTTTCAGCTATGGGCCATTATTAGACATTTTTATGTTAGATGAGCGTACCTACCGCGGGCCAAACACTGAAAATCGCCAAACAGTACAAACCAAAGACACAGACTTTTTAGGTAGCAAACAAATACGTTGGTTGAAACAGCAATTGCTCAAATCAAAAGCAACCTGGAAAGTAATTGCTAGTGATATGCCTTTAGGGTTGATAGTTCGAGATGGTAGCACTAACTTTGAAGCTTGGGCAAATGGAGATGGCCCAGCCTTAGGAAGAGAACTCGAACTCGCCGATCTACTACGTTTTATTAAACGGAACTATATTAAAAATGTTGTGTGGTTAACTGCTGATGTGCATTACGCCGCAGCCCACTATTACGATCCAGGTAAAGCACAGTTTACCGACTTCAAGCCTTTTTGGGAATTTGTCGCCGGGCCTCTCAATTCAGGTACATTTGGGCCGAACCAACTAGAAAATACTTTTGGGCCGCAATTGAAGTTTGTTAGTATTCCCTCAGGTACAAAAGCAAATCGACCTCCAAGTGAAGGTTTGCAATTCTTTGGTACAGTCAAAATCAATAGTTATACAAATGTGATGACAGTAGCATTGCTTAACTTGAAAGGGGAAACTCTCTACAGTGTCGATTTACCTCCAGAAAAATAA